The segment GAGGCCAACGGCCACGGCAAGATCCTCGCCGTGCGCCTCAAGCCCGAGGTGCTCACCGCCTTCCAGGACGACCTCGAGGCCCTGGAAGACCTCCTCCTCGTGGCCATCCAAGACGCCCAAAAGAAGGCCCACGAGCTCTCGGAAAAGGAAATGGCCCGGGAGCTTGGGGGCGTGGGCCAGATGCTGGGGAAGCTCTTCTAGATGCGGTACCCCGAAAGCCTCCTCAAGCTCGCCCGGGCCCTCTCCCGCCTCCCCGGCATCGGCCCCAAGACGGCCCAGAAGCTCGCCCTCCACCTGGCTTTTCACCGGGAGGAGGCGGAAGGGCTTCGGGAGGCCTTGGAGGCCACCCGGGCCCTAGGGGTCTGCCGGGTGTGCGGCAACCTGGCGGAAGGGGAGCTCTGTCCCATCTGCCAGGACGAAGGCCGCGACCGCACGCTCCTCGCCGTGGTGGAAACCGTGGCGGACCTGTACGCCCTGGAGCGGAGCGGGGAGTTTACGGGGGTCTACCACGTCCTGGGAGGAGCGCTCAACCCCCTGGAGGGCATCGGCCCCAAGGAGCTCAACCTGGAAAGCCTCTGGCCCCGCCTCCCCGGGGTGAAGGAGGTGGTCCTCGCCACCTCCATGACCGTGGAGGGGGAGGCCACGGCCCTTTACCTGGCGGAAGAGCTCAGGCGCCGGGGGGTCAAGGCCACCCGGCTCGCCTACGGCCTCCCCGTGGGCGGAAGCCTGGAGTACGTGGACGAGGTAACCCTGGGCCGGGCCCTGGAGGGGAGGAAGCCCTTATAGGATGGAGGAACTCTTGCAACGCCTTTTGGACCGGGTGGAAGGGGCCTTCGCCGCAGGCGTGGGCACCCTGGACGGGCTTTTGGTGGAGGGGGTGAGGCGAAAGCGGGTGGACCTCGAGGCGGCCATCGCCGAGCACGCCGCCCTCCTCCGCCAGGCCAAGGCCGCCTACGCCGCAAGCCTGGGCGCCTCCCGGGTGGAGGAGCTCTGGATAGGGGGGCACCCCGTGGTAGGCTATGCCCGGATGGCGCGCGCCCCCAAGGCCCGGGAGGACCTCTTTCTGCTCCTCCTCATGGAGCCCTCGGCCAACCTGGGCCGGGCCCGGGTGGAGGCCGCCAAGGCGGCGGAGAAGCTTTGGGAGGTGGTGGGATGGCCTACCTAGAAAGCTTGGCCTCTTTGGGGGTGAAGCGGGCGGTGCTCACCGGGCTGGACGGCCTGGTCATTGAGGCTTTGGGCCGGGGCGCCCCGCCCGCCGAGGTCCTGGCGGCGGAGCTCGCCTCCTTGGTGCGCCACATGACCCCCTTGGCGGAGGCCCTTTCCGGGGAGGTGCGCCGCTTCACCCTGGCCACGGATAGCCACGAGGTTCTGGCCTTGCGGGTGGGCGAGTACATCCTAGGGGCGGTGCTGGAGCGGGGCATGGACCGCAAGGCCATCGGGCAAGAGCTTTCCCGCATCGCCCTCAAGGTGCAAAGCCTCTAGGAGGTAAGGGATGCTGGAGGTCCTCAAGGAGCTTAAGGAAACCCGGGGGGTGCGGGTGGCGGCCCTCCTCAGCGAGGACGGGTTCGTGGTGGAGGAGGTGCGGGAGGAAAGCGCCCCCGAAGCCAGCCTCCTCGCCGCCCGCTCCGCCACCGTCTTGGGCACCGCCAAGGCCTTGGCCCAGACCCTGGGCCAGGAGGGGGTGGAGGAGGTCATGGTAGAGTACCCGGAGGGGGCTTTGCTTCTCGTGCCGCTTCCCGGCCACCACCTC is part of the Thermus hydrothermalis genome and harbors:
- a CDS encoding YbaB/EbfC family nucleoid-associated protein; protein product: MNLQKLLKEAQKAQKKAAEIQERLETMTVVGTAQGLVEVEANGHGKILAVRLKPEVLTAFQDDLEALEDLLLVAIQDAQKKAHELSEKEMARELGGVGQMLGKLF
- the recR gene encoding recombination mediator RecR encodes the protein MRYPESLLKLARALSRLPGIGPKTAQKLALHLAFHREEAEGLREALEATRALGVCRVCGNLAEGELCPICQDEGRDRTLLAVVETVADLYALERSGEFTGVYHVLGGALNPLEGIGPKELNLESLWPRLPGVKEVVLATSMTVEGEATALYLAEELRRRGVKATRLAYGLPVGGSLEYVDEVTLGRALEGRKPL
- a CDS encoding roadblock/LC7 domain-containing protein; the encoded protein is MEELLQRLLDRVEGAFAAGVGTLDGLLVEGVRRKRVDLEAAIAEHAALLRQAKAAYAASLGASRVEELWIGGHPVVGYARMARAPKAREDLFLLLLMEPSANLGRARVEAAKAAEKLWEVVGWPT
- a CDS encoding roadblock/LC7 domain-containing protein, with protein sequence MAYLESLASLGVKRAVLTGLDGLVIEALGRGAPPAEVLAAELASLVRHMTPLAEALSGEVRRFTLATDSHEVLALRVGEYILGAVLERGMDRKAIGQELSRIALKVQSL
- a CDS encoding roadblock/LC7 domain-containing protein codes for the protein MLEVLKELKETRGVRVAALLSEDGFVVEEVREESAPEASLLAARSATVLGTAKALAQTLGQEGVEEVMVEYPEGALLLVPLPGHHLLLFLDGAKSLGRVRLALKRALPKIQEALA